The Kaistella daneshvariae genomic sequence GGAAAATTTCAAGCAGAAACTGCTTCAGGCGCTTAAAGACAAAGGCGTTTCGCAAATTACAGGAAATCTCATCATCGATGATTCCTATTTTGATTTCCAAACGGTGCCGGGCGGTTGGCCCTGGAACGACCTCGGGAATTATTACGGTGTCGGCGTTTGGGGCGTGAACTGGCGCGAAAACCAATTTGACATGGAAATGGTAAACGGAAAACTGAAAAACACCAATGTAGAACTGCCGAATGTACAGTGGGTAAATGAAGTTAGCACCGGCGGAAGTTCCGATCAAAGCTTGATTTTTACTGCGCCACATTCTGACGTTGCTTATATTAATGGAAAGTTGCCCGCAAAATCAATCACCGTTTCCGGTGCGATGCCGAATCCGCCACTGACTTTAGGAACCGAAATCGCAGGCTGGCTGAAAACTTCAAATATCGATTTTAAAGGAAAAGTTGAAACAGTTTCAGGTCAGAAAATTCTCGGCGCTAAAACGGCAAATTTTCCAAAAAACAATGTTTTGATGGAATATAAATCGCCGACTTTAGACAAGATCATCTATTGGTTTATGCGGAAAAGTGTAAATCTCTACGGTGAAACTTTAATTAAAACGTTAGCAAAAGAAAAAAAACACGCCGGCAGTTTCGATGCGGGAACTTCTTATTTAAAAGATTTCTGGAAAGAAAAAGGCATCCAGTCTTCGATGATCAATTTTGCTGATGGCAGCGGACTTTCACCACAAAATTATGTTTCCGCTCGTGCGGAAGTTCAGGCATTAATTTACAGCAAAAAACAGCCGTGGTTCCCGGAATTTTTCGACGGTTTTCCCATCCAGGGAAACGGCATGAAAATGAAAAGTGGCACCATGAAAGACACCAAATCTTTTGCGGGTTACCAGACATCCCGCGATGGTAAAAAATATGTTTTCGCCATCATCATTAATAATTATCAGGGAAGCAACATCAGCGACGCGCTGTATCAGGTTTTAAATACTTTGAAATAAAAAGGGTGAAACAGCGGAATATTTTATCGAAATTCAACAACTGGATTATTTATCTTCTGCTGACTTCCGCAGTGGTGGCGATTGTTGTTGCGTCGATCGTGCTTATCGATTACCTGCGGAAAGAGGAAATCAAGCGCATTGAACTTTTTGCAACCGCTATTAAATATCAGCAGGAAGAGATTATTGAAGACCCGGTGACTTTAGACTTAATCCTGCAGATCTCCAAAACCAATAATACCATTCCCGTAATCGTCACAGACAAAAATAAAATCCCAATTGATGGCGAAGGTTTCCAGGTTAATATTCCGGAAAATATACGGAAAGACCCGAAAAAAATGCTGTCGCTGCTGCGCGAAATGGAAAGTTCTTACAGACCCATCGAACTGCAAATGCCGGACGGAAATAACCAGTACGTTTTTTACACCAACTCCAAACTGCTGAATAATTTGCGCTACACGCCTTATATTTTGGGACTTTTAATTCTGGCCTACATCTTTTTTTCCCTCTGGTTTTTGCGCACCATCAAAAAAACCGATGAAGGTTTTGTGTGGGCAGGTTTGGCCAAAGAAACCGCGCACCAAATCGGAACGCCTTTATCATCGATGATTGGGTGGATTGAAATTCTACGCATGGAAAATGAAAACAGCGTCGGCGTAAAAGAAATTGAAAATGACATCAACCGCCTGAAAACAATTTCCGAAAGATTTTCAAAAATCGGTTCGGTGCCGGAGCTGAACGATTTGAACATCAATGAAACGGTGCAGCAGAATTACGATTATTTAAAGTCCAGGATTTCGAAAAAAGTGAAATTTATGCTTGTTTTGCCGAAACAGCAGTTGCTGATTCCGCATAACCGGATTTTGATGAGCTGGGTGATTGAAAATGTGGTAAAAAATGCCGTTGATGCTATGAAAGGAGAAGGTCGGCTGGAAATTGAACTCTACGAAAAAAATAATACCACCATAATCGATGTAAAAGATTCCGGTTCAGGGATGACAAGTTCACAGGCGCGAAACGCCTTTAAAGCAGGTTATTCCACGAAGAAGCGAGGCTGGGGGCTTGGTCTTTCCCTTGCGCGTCGTGTGGTGAAGGAGTATCACCGCGGCGATATAAAAATTGCGGCAACTGCGCCTGGCGTCGGAACTACTTTTCGTATTATGATGCGGAATTCTAAATTCAGCTAAAACTAAAAAATACCGCTTTGTAAGGCGGTATTTTTATTTTTGAAAAATTGGGCGTTTTAAGCGACAATTTATTTTTGAGCGCTATAATAAATATAATAATTTTCGTCAAATTTTACCGGCTCCGCGGAGGACAATTTTACAGTTTGCCATTTCTCGGTCGGCTTTATTTCCTGATTTCCATTAATTCTAATCGGCAGTTTTAAGTTTTTCACCGCCGCGTCGTAACGGAATTTTAAAGTATTTCCGTTTTGCGAATACTGTAGAGTGGGGATTTGTGTGGTGCGTAAATATTGATCAAATACTGTCGAAAAATCAATGCCAGATTTCTGGGAAATATAGTTTTCAACCTTTTTTGATGTTACGGTTTGATGATAAAAATCTGAATTCAAACCTCGTAAAATTTCACGGAACTTCGCGTCGTTATTAATAATTTGGCGAATCGTGTGAAGCATATTTGCACCTTTATAATACATATCGCCGCTGCCGGATTTTGCAATTCCGTATTTTCCGATAATCGGTTCATCATTTCTGATGTTTCTCCGGATTCCCACCACATATTTTTCCGCCGAACCTTTATCGATGAAATTTTCCACAAATAATGTTTCAGAATAATTCGTGAAACCTTCATGAACCCACATATCCGCTTTTTCTTTCGCCGTAATATTGTTCGCAAACCATTCGTGGCCGCTTTCATGAATGATGATGAAATCCCAACTTAAACCAACGCCAGTTCCCGATAAATCGCGCCCTAAATAACCATTTTCATAATGATTTCCGTAGCCGACACCACTTTGATGTTCCATCCCCAAATACGGTGTTTCAATTAATTTATAAGAATCTTCATAAAATGGATACGGCCCGAACCAATATTCAAAGGCTTTCATCATCGGTTTTACCTGCGTAAACTGCTTTTTGGCCTTGTCAAGATTATAGTCCAAAACCCAATAATCCAAATCCAGCGCGCCTTTTTCGCCGGCGTAAGAATCTTTGAAATTTACATATTTTCCGACATTTGGTACAATGGAGTAGAGGTTGATGGGATTTTTTACTTCCCAGGTGAAGATACTTTTATCTTTTTCGGTTTTTTGCGAAATTAGTCTGCCATTTCCGACACCAACCAAATCTTTTGGCGTGATGATTTTCATTAAAATTCCATTGTCCGGCTCATCGCTCCAAAGATCTTTTGATGGCAACCAAACCGAAGCGCCGATGCCTTCCTGCGCGACAGACATCCACGGATTGCCGTTCTCATCTTTTTTGAAAACCCAGCCACCATCCCAGGGCGCATTTTTCGCTACCGTGGGATTTCCAAAAAATTGGACGGTGAACGAATGATTTTCTCCTTTTTTATAGGTGCGTTTTGTTTCAATGAAAATGAAATTTCCCTCGCGTTTGGATGAGCATAATTTCTCATCAGAATCGATGATTATATAATCCATCGGTTGCTGTAAATCAATTTGAAAAACGGGATTGGTGACATCGCGCAGAATTTCAAAACTGATTTTATTGGTGCCGGAAACCGACTGATCTGCAAACTTTGGTTCTACGGAAATTTCATATTTTTTAACGTCCCAAAAATTCCGGAATTCGGTATTTGAACCTTTTAAAGTGTCTTGTTTTGTGGGTTGCTGCGCGGAAAAAAATCCCGAGGAAATTAGCAGGAAAATGACTGTTTTTTTCATGTTTAGTTTGATAAGCAAGGCAAATATAATTATTATTTCCGGGGAAGTCGGCGCGGAAAAACTGCGCGTAATTATTCTTGATTAAATTCAGTATTTTTGAAAAAATTTTATTCAATGAAACTTCGAATTTTTTCCGCCCTTTTTGCCCTGATTTTTCTGTTTTCCTGTAACAACGACAAGGAAGTTCTGAACACTTTAAACGATTACAACCTGTCGATGGAAAGCAAAGGTTATCATTTCGGCGATAAGTTGGATTTGCCTGCAAAAGTGCTTGAAAATGCGGAAAGCATCACTATCAGCTTTGGTGATAAGGAAACCGATAAACTCGTTGTGGACCCGAAATTTTTTACGCTTGGCGATAATGCGGTGACATTTAACATTAAAAAGAAAGGCGGCGAAATTTTAACGCAGGATGCTACCATCAATGTTTTTGCGAAAAATCCAGAAGCTGTTTTGACTTATGAAATTGTAAAAGAATATCCACACGACCCGAATAATTTCGTTCAGGGATTTGAGCTGGAAGGAAATACGATTTACGAATCTGAAGGACAGTTTGGCGAATCCCGGATTTTAAAATATACATTGGGAACGACAAATGCTTTGAACGAAGCGCCGCAAGCTTCAGACGTTTTTTCTGAAGGTTGCACCATTGTCGGTGACAAAATTTATCAGCTGACCTGGAGAAATAAAAAAGGCTTTATTTACGACAAAAATTCTTTCAAATTATTAAGCGAATTCGATTATCCAAACGTGATGGGCGAAGGTTGGGGATTGACTTATGACGGAAAAAATCTCATCGCATCCGACGGCACGAAAAATATTTATTTTCTGGATGTGAATGACCCCTCGAAAATGGTGCGTTATATTTCGGTTGCCGGAAATACGGAAGCTTACGACCAATTGAACGAGCTGGAATTTCACGACGGATTTATTTATTCTAATGTTTGGCAGAAACCGATTATCCTGAAAATTGATCCAAAAACCGGCGAAATTGTGGGGAAATTCGATTTCTCGGAAATCGCGAAAAAGCACGAAACCGACAACGATTCTGTATTAAACGGAATTACTTTCAAAGGTGAAAATATGCTGGTGACCGGAAAAAACTGGCCGACGATTTACGAAGTTAAAATCAAATAAATCCCCGTTAAAAGGGCAAATTTTTTAATTTTATGAAAATCATTTCTTTTGCCCTGACATTTTTTTTCAGTTTATTTTCTGCGCAGGAAAAAGCAATTGTCATTGCGGAAAATCTGCAGGGAACGAAAGATTTTTTCGCTGATGATTATGGCAATTTTTACTTTTACCGAAGTGCAGATTTCAGTTTCACCAAATACGATTCCCACGGAATTTTAAGCGTGCAGTTGCGCCTTACTTTACCTTTCAAAATTCAGTCGGTGCAAAATCCGCTGAATATTCCGTCTTTTTCCGAAAATGCACAGGAAATGAGATTTTTCGATAAAAATCTGGCAGAAATTCAGACCGTAAA encodes the following:
- a CDS encoding M1 family metallopeptidase, giving the protein MKKTVIFLLISSGFFSAQQPTKQDTLKGSNTEFRNFWDVKKYEISVEPKFADQSVSGTNKISFEILRDVTNPVFQIDLQQPMDYIIIDSDEKLCSSKREGNFIFIETKRTYKKGENHSFTVQFFGNPTVAKNAPWDGGWVFKKDENGNPWMSVAQEGIGASVWLPSKDLWSDEPDNGILMKIITPKDLVGVGNGRLISQKTEKDKSIFTWEVKNPINLYSIVPNVGKYVNFKDSYAGEKGALDLDYWVLDYNLDKAKKQFTQVKPMMKAFEYWFGPYPFYEDSYKLIETPYLGMEHQSGVGYGNHYENGYLGRDLSGTGVGLSWDFIIIHESGHEWFANNITAKEKADMWVHEGFTNYSETLFVENFIDKGSAEKYVVGIRRNIRNDEPIIGKYGIAKSGSGDMYYKGANMLHTIRQIINNDAKFREILRGLNSDFYHQTVTSKKVENYISQKSGIDFSTVFDQYLRTTQIPTLQYSQNGNTLKFRYDAAVKNLKLPIRINGNQEIKPTEKWQTVKLSSAEPVKFDENYYIYYSAQK
- a CDS encoding glutaminyl-peptide cyclotransferase, which codes for MKLRIFSALFALIFLFSCNNDKEVLNTLNDYNLSMESKGYHFGDKLDLPAKVLENAESITISFGDKETDKLVVDPKFFTLGDNAVTFNIKKKGGEILTQDATINVFAKNPEAVLTYEIVKEYPHDPNNFVQGFELEGNTIYESEGQFGESRILKYTLGTTNALNEAPQASDVFSEGCTIVGDKIYQLTWRNKKGFIYDKNSFKLLSEFDYPNVMGEGWGLTYDGKNLIASDGTKNIYFLDVNDPSKMVRYISVAGNTEAYDQLNELEFHDGFIYSNVWQKPIILKIDPKTGEIVGKFDFSEIAKKHETDNDSVLNGITFKGENMLVTGKNWPTIYEVKIK
- the dacB gene encoding D-alanyl-D-alanine carboxypeptidase/D-alanyl-D-alanine endopeptidase; this encodes MKSLIPALLLISQLSFSQTISQKLDESTRKLLSSETAYSANLSFYVAEENGTLVYEYNGNKGLSTASTQKIFTAATALETLGKNFQYTTTLSYDGNLSGNTLNGDLYLTSNGDPTLGSWRYDGYKPENFKQKLLQALKDKGVSQITGNLIIDDSYFDFQTVPGGWPWNDLGNYYGVGVWGVNWRENQFDMEMVNGKLKNTNVELPNVQWVNEVSTGGSSDQSLIFTAPHSDVAYINGKLPAKSITVSGAMPNPPLTLGTEIAGWLKTSNIDFKGKVETVSGQKILGAKTANFPKNNVLMEYKSPTLDKIIYWFMRKSVNLYGETLIKTLAKEKKHAGSFDAGTSYLKDFWKEKGIQSSMINFADGSGLSPQNYVSARAEVQALIYSKKQPWFPEFFDGFPIQGNGMKMKSGTMKDTKSFAGYQTSRDGKKYVFAIIINNYQGSNISDALYQVLNTLK
- a CDS encoding sensor histidine kinase, encoding MKQRNILSKFNNWIIYLLLTSAVVAIVVASIVLIDYLRKEEIKRIELFATAIKYQQEEIIEDPVTLDLILQISKTNNTIPVIVTDKNKIPIDGEGFQVNIPENIRKDPKKMLSLLREMESSYRPIELQMPDGNNQYVFYTNSKLLNNLRYTPYILGLLILAYIFFSLWFLRTIKKTDEGFVWAGLAKETAHQIGTPLSSMIGWIEILRMENENSVGVKEIENDINRLKTISERFSKIGSVPELNDLNINETVQQNYDYLKSRISKKVKFMLVLPKQQLLIPHNRILMSWVIENVVKNAVDAMKGEGRLEIELYEKNNTTIIDVKDSGSGMTSSQARNAFKAGYSTKKRGWGLGLSLARRVVKEYHRGDIKIAATAPGVGTTFRIMMRNSKFS